The proteins below are encoded in one region of Stenotrophomonas bentonitica:
- a CDS encoding LuxR C-terminal-related transcriptional regulator: MSEITILVADDHPLLRAAVVHSLRQALPAVQVIEVASAQALETALNQHAEIELVLLDLTMPGARGFSSLLHVRGSHPDIPVVIVSSNDHPRVIRRAQQFGAAGFIPKSAPAETIGQAVAAVLDGSLWFPAMAAERSESDALLAARLAQLTPQQFRVLLSLADGLLNKQIAYELGLAENTVKVHVTAILKKLECHSRTQAAVLVKALEPEGDAGADLT; encoded by the coding sequence ATGAGCGAAATCACCATCCTCGTGGCCGACGACCACCCGCTACTCCGCGCCGCCGTGGTCCACTCCCTGCGCCAGGCCCTCCCGGCCGTCCAGGTCATCGAGGTCGCCAGCGCGCAGGCGCTTGAAACGGCATTGAACCAGCACGCCGAAATCGAACTGGTCCTCCTCGACCTCACCATGCCCGGCGCCCGGGGCTTCTCCTCACTCCTCCACGTACGAGGCTCGCACCCGGACATCCCGGTGGTCATCGTCTCCTCCAACGACCACCCCCGCGTCATCCGCCGCGCCCAGCAGTTCGGCGCCGCCGGCTTCATCCCGAAATCCGCCCCGGCAGAAACCATCGGCCAGGCCGTAGCCGCCGTCCTCGACGGCAGCCTCTGGTTCCCCGCCATGGCCGCAGAGCGCTCCGAATCCGACGCCCTGCTCGCAGCGCGCCTCGCCCAGCTCACCCCGCAGCAGTTCCGCGTCCTGCTGTCCCTGGCAGACGGTCTGCTCAACAAGCAGATCGCCTACGAACTGGGCCTGGCCGAAAACACCGTAAAGGTGCACGTAACCGCCATCCTCAAAAAGCTCGAATGCCACAGCCGCACCCAGGCCGCCGTGCTGGTAAAGGCGCTGGAACCCGAAGGCGACGCAGGCGCAGACCTGACGTAA